The Streptomyces sp. NBC_00440 genome contains a region encoding:
- a CDS encoding MMPL family transporter — protein MATYLYKLGRFAFRRRRYVALVWVALLALAGFGASSAATATASSFSIPGTEAQKAFDLLGQRFPGQSADGATARVVFKAPSGEKMTSAANKAEVKKVEGELSSGSHQISSVTDPYQAKAVSKDGSTVYVQVSYKVSSMELTDQAKDSLQSTVDKAQHNGYTVEVGGDALQAMPETGPGEIIGVVLAAIVLIVTFGSLIAAGLPLLTALIGVGIGVSTITALANVLDLGNTTSTLAMMIGLAVGIDYALFIVSRFRAELAEGREPQEAAGRAVGTAGSAVVFAGLTVVIALVGLAVVNIPMLSKMGFAAAGTVVIAVLIALTLIPALLGFAGKRVVGRKARKNPPVPGAEVKANGGTRWARVVLRRPVLVLLVGVIGLGAIAIPAASLQMGLPDDGAQPTNTTQRRAYDLLSDGFGPGFNGPLTTVVDVKGVSGGTAAVDEVHQKIAKLDGVVSVAKPFYNKAHDTATISVIPKDRPSSVKTEDLVHSIRDAGAQVKSETGATVLVTGATAMNIDFSQKMNDALVPYLALVVGLAFLLLMVVFRSVLVPLKAALGFLLSVVAALGAVVAVFQWGWLGSLFGVQQTGPIMSMMPIFMVGVVFGLAMDYEVFLVTRMREAYVHGESPGQAVVTGFKHGARVVTAAAVIMIAVFSGFIGASDSMIKMIGFGLAIAVFFDAFVVRMAIVPAVLALLGRRAWWLPRWLDRALPNVDVEGEGLNKHIEERTQRELIDA, from the coding sequence GTGGCCACGTACCTCTACAAGCTCGGACGGTTCGCCTTCCGGCGCCGCCGTTATGTCGCCCTGGTGTGGGTGGCGCTGCTGGCGCTCGCCGGCTTCGGCGCCTCCTCAGCGGCCACCGCGACCGCAAGCTCCTTCTCGATACCCGGCACGGAGGCCCAGAAGGCCTTCGACCTGCTGGGGCAGCGGTTCCCCGGGCAGAGCGCCGACGGCGCCACCGCCCGGGTCGTCTTCAAGGCCCCGTCCGGCGAGAAGATGACATCCGCGGCGAACAAGGCCGAGGTCAAGAAGGTCGAGGGGGAGCTGAGCTCCGGCTCGCACCAGATCTCTTCGGTGACGGACCCCTACCAGGCGAAGGCCGTCTCCAAGGACGGCAGCACCGTCTACGTCCAGGTGTCCTACAAGGTCAGCTCGATGGAGCTGACCGACCAGGCCAAGGACTCGCTCCAGAGCACCGTGGACAAGGCGCAGCACAACGGGTACACGGTGGAGGTCGGCGGTGACGCGCTCCAGGCCATGCCGGAGACCGGCCCCGGCGAGATCATCGGTGTCGTGCTCGCCGCGATCGTGCTCATCGTGACGTTCGGCTCGCTGATCGCCGCGGGGCTCCCGCTGCTCACCGCCCTCATCGGCGTCGGTATCGGTGTCTCGACGATCACGGCGCTGGCCAATGTGCTGGACCTGGGCAACACCACATCGACGCTGGCGATGATGATCGGCCTCGCGGTCGGTATCGACTACGCGCTGTTCATCGTCTCCCGCTTCCGCGCGGAACTCGCCGAGGGCAGGGAACCCCAGGAGGCCGCGGGCCGGGCGGTCGGAACGGCCGGTTCGGCGGTGGTCTTCGCCGGGCTCACCGTGGTCATCGCCCTGGTCGGCTTGGCCGTCGTGAACATTCCGATGCTCTCCAAGATGGGCTTCGCTGCGGCCGGTACGGTCGTGATCGCCGTCCTCATCGCGCTCACCCTCATCCCCGCGCTGCTCGGCTTCGCCGGAAAGCGCGTGGTGGGACGCAAGGCCCGCAAGAACCCGCCGGTGCCGGGCGCCGAGGTCAAGGCCAACGGCGGCACCCGCTGGGCGCGCGTCGTGCTGCGCCGCCCCGTTCTGGTGCTGCTCGTCGGTGTGATCGGCCTGGGCGCCATCGCCATCCCGGCCGCCTCACTGCAGATGGGCCTGCCCGACGACGGGGCGCAGCCCACCAACACCACCCAGCGCCGTGCGTACGACCTGCTCTCCGACGGCTTCGGCCCCGGGTTCAACGGTCCGCTGACGACGGTCGTCGACGTCAAGGGCGTCAGCGGCGGTACGGCAGCGGTCGACGAGGTGCACCAGAAGATCGCCAAGCTCGACGGCGTGGTCTCGGTGGCGAAGCCGTTCTACAACAAGGCGCACGACACCGCGACGATCAGCGTCATCCCCAAGGACCGGCCCTCGTCGGTCAAGACCGAGGACCTGGTCCACTCCATCCGTGACGCGGGTGCGCAGGTCAAGTCCGAGACCGGTGCCACGGTGCTGGTCACCGGCGCGACCGCGATGAACATCGACTTCTCGCAGAAGATGAACGACGCGCTGGTCCCGTATCTGGCGCTCGTCGTCGGGCTCGCGTTCCTGCTCCTGATGGTGGTCTTCCGCTCGGTGCTGGTGCCGCTCAAGGCGGCGCTCGGCTTCCTGCTCTCGGTGGTCGCCGCCCTGGGCGCGGTCGTCGCGGTCTTCCAGTGGGGCTGGCTCGGCTCGCTCTTCGGCGTCCAGCAGACCGGCCCGATCATGTCGATGATGCCGATCTTCATGGTGGGTGTGGTCTTCGGTCTCGCGATGGACTACGAGGTCTTCCTGGTCACCCGGATGCGGGAGGCGTACGTGCACGGGGAGAGCCCCGGGCAGGCCGTCGTCACCGGCTTCAAGCACGGGGCGCGCGTGGTCACCGCAGCCGCCGTCATCATGATCGCGGTCTTCTCCGGCTTCATCGGAGCCAGTGACTCGATGATCAAGATGATCGGCTTCGGCCTTGCCATCGCGGTCTTCTTCGACGCCTTCGTCGTACGGATGGCCATCGTGCCCGCCGTCCTGGCGCTGCTCGGCAGGCGGGCGTGGTGGCTGCCGCGCTGGCTGGACCGGGCGCTGCCGAATGTGGACGTCGAGGGCGAGGGCCTGAACAAGCACATCGAGGAGCGGACACAGCGGGAGCTGATCGACGCATAG
- a CDS encoding SDR family oxidoreductase produces the protein MSRNSLEGQVAVVTGAARGVGELLARKLSARGAKVALVGLEPDELKAVSGRLHTESAHWYADVTDHEAMAAVAREVKAHFGKVDIVVANAGVASGGPFVDSDPEAWRRVIEVNLVGGAVTARAFLPVLMESRGYFLQIASLAAITPAPMMSAYCASKSGVEAFAHCLRAEVGYKGVRVGVGYLSWTDTDMVRGADEDDVMRELRQRLPWPSNRTYPLGPAVDRIVAGVERRSSHVYAQWWLRGMQSVRGYLPALIGTVGQREMRRFEPRLAGVSRGLVGAGGVADEKARTERN, from the coding sequence ATGAGCAGGAACAGCCTGGAGGGCCAGGTCGCGGTCGTCACGGGAGCCGCGCGCGGGGTCGGCGAGCTGCTGGCCCGCAAGCTCTCGGCGCGCGGCGCGAAGGTGGCGCTGGTCGGCCTGGAGCCGGACGAACTGAAGGCGGTCTCCGGGCGGCTGCACACCGAGAGCGCGCACTGGTACGCCGACGTCACCGACCACGAGGCGATGGCGGCTGTCGCGCGGGAGGTCAAGGCGCACTTCGGCAAGGTCGACATCGTCGTGGCCAACGCCGGGGTGGCGTCCGGCGGGCCCTTCGTGGACTCGGACCCCGAGGCGTGGCGGCGGGTCATCGAGGTCAATCTGGTGGGCGGGGCGGTGACCGCGCGGGCGTTCCTGCCGGTGCTGATGGAGAGCCGCGGGTACTTCCTGCAGATCGCGTCGCTGGCCGCGATCACGCCCGCGCCGATGATGTCGGCGTACTGCGCGTCCAAGTCGGGTGTCGAGGCCTTCGCGCACTGCCTGCGGGCCGAGGTCGGCTACAAGGGTGTGCGGGTGGGGGTCGGCTATCTGTCCTGGACGGACACGGACATGGTGCGCGGGGCCGACGAGGACGACGTGATGCGGGAGTTGCGCCAGCGGCTGCCGTGGCCGAGCAACCGCACCTATCCGCTGGGCCCGGCCGTCGACCGGATCGTGGCCGGGGTCGAGCGGCGGTCCTCGCACGTGTACGCGCAGTGGTGGCTGCGCGGGATGCAGTCCGTACGCGGGTATCTGCCGGCGCTGATCGGCACGGTCGGCCAGCGCGAGATGCGGCGCTTCGAGCCGCGGCTCGCCGGGGTCAGTAGGGGCCTTGTGGGCGCCGGCGGGGTGGCGGACGAGAAGGCGCGCACGGAGCGTAACTGA
- a CDS encoding SsgA family sporulation/cell division regulator, protein MSPAVEVPVRGHVVTDVPGQWSVVYVALQYDPEGDPGAVRFLFPGGREWVFARELLESGLRTPRRSGDIGIWPCGRAQVVLEFYSAADGVAVVQFDNAPLIRFLRRTHAAVPQETERAERAARREALREDAPQEQQEAPHAVGHGGPLRT, encoded by the coding sequence ATGTCCCCCGCCGTCGAGGTGCCCGTACGAGGTCATGTGGTGACGGACGTCCCCGGCCAGTGGTCGGTGGTCTACGTCGCGCTCCAGTACGACCCCGAGGGCGACCCCGGCGCCGTGCGCTTCCTCTTCCCCGGCGGCCGCGAATGGGTCTTCGCCAGAGAGCTGCTCGAATCGGGGCTGCGGACGCCCCGGCGCTCCGGCGACATCGGGATCTGGCCGTGCGGGCGGGCCCAGGTGGTCCTTGAGTTCTACTCGGCGGCGGACGGGGTGGCGGTGGTGCAGTTCGACAACGCGCCGCTGATCCGGTTCCTGCGCAGGACCCACGCGGCGGTCCCCCAGGAAACCGAACGGGCCGAGCGGGCCGCCCGCAGGGAAGCACTCCGCGAGGACGCACCGCAGGAGCAGCAGGAGGCCCCCCATGCCGTGGGGCATGGAGGGCCGCTGCGGACCTGA
- a CDS encoding S41 family peptidase — protein sequence MSQADVGDAAYLRFPNLQGDLLCFVTEDDLWVAPIDGGAGRPERAWRITADRTRVGQPRFSPDGGHIAYTSWRSLDPEIHLAPVDGGPSRRLTYWGSLDTRVRGWTPEGDILAVASHNQPFSHFSWAYTVATDGSPGAKLPWGPVHDIAIGDVAGERRTLLLTGTPPHEPAAWKRYRGGATGRLWLHGERLLAGIEGHLACPMLVEGRVAFLSDHEGIGNLYSCLPDGTDLRRHTDHDSWYARNASTDGHRVVYQCAGDIWLADDLSPGAVPRKLEVRIGSPRTGRRAYQVPASTNVDGLSVDETGRASAVVVRGSLYWLTHRDGPARTITDTPGVRVRLPERLGSAGRIAYVTDAEGEDAVEIAYMPRASGDLPPRRFAAGELGRVQEMVSDPEGEQLAIASHDGRLLLLTVADDVPDEVLGTAPDGETAGGEAPEETAKQPGDQRPAGAVTELIRSLNGPVRDLAFSPDGTWLTWSHPGVGRSLRQIKMAKIAGPMSPTVVDVTNGRFEDENPVFTSDGRYLAFLSWRGFDPVYDVHTGDLSFPLGCRPYLVPLTSTTPSPFALSPEGRPAAGGLDPADDPGDSADGSKVLVEIEGLESRVTPFPVPASKYSSLCPVSGGGLVWLRWPISGALGETFVNPADTSGRPTLEHFAIARARKAELVDHLDWFAISGDGSRLVVMDLGELRAVPATEPGDNDTTAYLDPRRILHDVDPPSEWRGAFDEAGRIIPAYFWEPHMCGIDWSAILAQYRPLVERVASPDEFADLLREVLGELGTSHAYVTAARRNEGPPHYQRVMGLLGANLVCRDGAWVVKRILPGDSSDSKARSPLAGTGIREGAVLTHVDGRPVDPLTGPYPLLAAAGGTTVELTFNPAGREGGSRRVAVVPLIDERPLRYQDWVAKRRAVVRELSDGRCGYLHIPDMGGSGWAQFNRDLRLEVSRPALIVDVRGNAGGHISELVVEKLTRTILGWDLTRDAQPVSYASNAPRGPVVALADEATSSDGDMITAAFRLLGIGPVVGQRTWGGVVGMTGRHRLGDGTVITVPMNAAWFDTYGWSVENHGVDPDIEALRTPLNWAEGRHGQLDDAVWTALDLLAARPAAEPPDYTEVPDKRRPELPPR from the coding sequence GTGAGCCAAGCCGATGTGGGAGACGCCGCGTACCTCCGCTTCCCGAACCTCCAGGGCGATCTGCTGTGCTTCGTGACCGAGGACGATCTCTGGGTCGCGCCCATCGACGGCGGCGCCGGGCGCCCCGAGCGCGCCTGGCGGATCACCGCCGACCGGACCCGGGTGGGCCAGCCGCGGTTCTCCCCCGACGGCGGGCACATCGCGTACACGTCCTGGCGCAGCCTCGACCCGGAGATCCATCTGGCCCCCGTGGACGGCGGCCCGTCCCGGCGGCTGACGTACTGGGGCTCGCTCGACACCCGGGTACGCGGCTGGACGCCGGAGGGCGACATCCTGGCCGTGGCCTCGCACAACCAGCCGTTCTCGCACTTCAGCTGGGCCTACACGGTGGCCACCGATGGCTCACCGGGAGCCAAGCTGCCCTGGGGCCCGGTCCATGACATCGCGATCGGTGACGTGGCCGGCGAGCGCCGCACGCTCCTGCTCACCGGCACGCCGCCGCACGAACCGGCCGCCTGGAAGCGCTACCGGGGCGGCGCCACCGGCCGCCTCTGGCTGCACGGCGAGCGGCTGCTCGCCGGGATCGAGGGGCATCTGGCCTGCCCGATGCTGGTCGAGGGCCGAGTCGCCTTCCTCTCCGACCACGAGGGCATCGGCAACCTCTACTCCTGTCTGCCGGACGGCACGGATCTGCGCCGCCACACCGACCACGACAGCTGGTACGCGAGGAACGCGTCCACCGACGGCCACCGAGTGGTCTACCAGTGCGCGGGCGACATCTGGCTGGCCGACGACCTGTCGCCCGGCGCGGTGCCGCGCAAGCTGGAGGTCCGCATCGGCAGCCCGCGCACCGGGCGGCGCGCCTACCAGGTCCCGGCGTCCACCAACGTCGACGGCCTGTCCGTGGACGAGACGGGCCGGGCGAGCGCGGTCGTCGTGCGCGGCAGCCTGTACTGGCTCACCCACCGCGACGGCCCGGCCCGCACCATCACGGACACCCCGGGAGTACGGGTCCGCCTCCCCGAAAGGCTCGGCAGCGCGGGACGGATCGCGTACGTCACGGACGCGGAGGGCGAGGACGCCGTCGAGATCGCGTACATGCCACGCGCCAGCGGCGACCTGCCGCCCCGGCGGTTCGCCGCGGGCGAGCTGGGCCGCGTCCAGGAGATGGTCTCGGACCCCGAAGGCGAGCAGCTGGCCATCGCCTCGCACGACGGGCGGCTGCTGCTCCTCACGGTCGCCGACGACGTACCGGACGAAGTCCTGGGTACCGCCCCGGACGGTGAAACAGCGGGCGGGGAAGCGCCGGAGGAGACCGCGAAGCAGCCCGGGGACCAGCGGCCGGCCGGTGCGGTCACGGAGCTGATCCGTTCCCTCAACGGCCCGGTGCGCGATCTGGCCTTCTCCCCCGACGGCACCTGGCTGACCTGGTCGCACCCCGGGGTCGGCCGCTCGCTGCGGCAGATCAAGATGGCGAAGATCGCCGGGCCGATGTCGCCCACCGTCGTCGACGTCACCAACGGCCGTTTCGAGGACGAGAACCCGGTCTTCACCAGCGACGGCCGCTATCTGGCGTTCCTGTCCTGGCGCGGTTTCGACCCGGTGTACGACGTCCACACCGGCGACCTGTCGTTCCCGCTGGGCTGCCGCCCCTACCTCGTACCGCTTACCTCCACGACACCCTCGCCCTTCGCGCTCTCCCCCGAAGGGCGCCCCGCGGCGGGCGGTCTCGACCCGGCGGACGATCCGGGGGACAGCGCGGACGGCAGCAAGGTGCTGGTCGAGATCGAGGGGCTGGAGAGCCGGGTCACGCCGTTCCCGGTGCCCGCGTCGAAGTACTCCTCGCTCTGCCCGGTCAGCGGCGGCGGCCTCGTCTGGCTGCGCTGGCCCATCTCGGGCGCGCTCGGCGAGACCTTCGTCAACCCGGCGGACACCTCGGGCCGCCCCACACTCGAACACTTCGCCATCGCCAGGGCCCGCAAGGCCGAACTGGTCGACCACCTGGACTGGTTCGCGATCAGCGGCGACGGCAGCAGGCTGGTGGTCATGGACCTGGGCGAGCTGCGCGCGGTCCCCGCCACCGAGCCCGGCGACAACGACACCACGGCCTATCTCGACCCGCGCCGCATCCTGCACGACGTCGACCCGCCGTCGGAGTGGCGCGGGGCGTTCGACGAAGCGGGACGCATCATCCCCGCCTACTTCTGGGAGCCGCACATGTGCGGCATCGACTGGTCGGCGATCCTGGCGCAGTACCGCCCGCTGGTCGAACGGGTCGCGTCCCCCGACGAGTTCGCCGATCTGCTCCGCGAGGTCCTGGGCGAGCTGGGCACCTCGCACGCGTACGTCACCGCCGCCCGCCGCAATGAGGGACCGCCGCACTACCAGCGGGTGATGGGCCTGCTGGGCGCGAACCTGGTGTGCCGGGACGGCGCCTGGGTGGTCAAGCGCATCCTGCCCGGCGACTCGTCGGACTCCAAGGCGCGCTCCCCGCTCGCCGGTACGGGCATCCGCGAGGGTGCCGTACTGACCCATGTCGACGGCCGCCCGGTGGACCCGCTCACGGGCCCGTACCCACTGCTCGCTGCGGCGGGCGGCACCACGGTCGAGCTGACGTTCAACCCGGCCGGCCGGGAGGGCGGCTCCCGCCGGGTCGCGGTGGTCCCGCTGATCGACGAGCGCCCGCTGCGCTACCAGGACTGGGTGGCCAAACGGCGTGCTGTCGTACGGGAGTTGAGCGACGGCCGGTGCGGCTATCTGCACATCCCCGACATGGGCGGTTCGGGCTGGGCCCAGTTCAACCGCGATCTGCGCCTGGAGGTGTCCCGCCCCGCACTGATCGTGGACGTACGGGGCAACGCGGGCGGTCACATCAGCGAGCTGGTGGTCGAGAAGCTCACCCGTACGATCCTCGGCTGGGACCTCACCCGCGACGCCCAGCCCGTCTCGTACGCGTCGAACGCGCCCCGGGGCCCGGTGGTCGCCCTCGCCGACGAGGCCACCTCGTCCGACGGCGACATGATCACAGCGGCGTTCCGGCTGCTCGGAATCGGCCCGGTGGTCGGCCAGCGCACCTGGGGCGGCGTGGTCGGCATGACCGGCCGGCACCGCCTCGGCGACGGCACGGTGATCACGGTCCCGATGAACGCGGCCTGGTTCGACACGTACGGCTGGTCGGTCGAGAACCACGGCGTGGACCCGGACATCGAGGCCCTGCGCACCCCGCTGAACTGGGCGGAGGGCCGCCACGGCCAACTGGACGACGCGGTCTGGACAGCGCTCGACCTACTGGCGGCCAGACCGGCGGCGGAACCACCGGACTACACGGAGGTCCCGGACAAGAGGCGCCCGGAACTGCCGCCACGGTAG
- a CDS encoding flavin-containing monooxygenase, giving the protein MAEHEHVRVAVIGSGFGGLGAAVRLRREGITDFVVLERAGSVGGTWRDNSYPGCACDVPSHLYSFSFAPNPDWPRTFSGQPHIRAYLENVADTFGLRPHIRLDHEVRKMRWDSGELRWEIETAQGTLTADVVVSATGPLSDPKLPDVPGLDSFEGKVFHSAQWDHGYDLRGKRVAMIGTGASAIQIVPAIQPEAGRLTLFQRTPPWVMPRMDRAISGAERWLHGKVPFTAAARRRLLWSIRELQVSAFTKRPNELGLIESIGRANIGRSIKDPALRAKLTPSYRIGCKRILLSSSYYPALAQPNVDVVASGLQEIRGNTLVASDGTETEADVIIFGTGFHVTDMPIADRVVGADGATLAESWKDGMQSLRGATAAGFPNWMTIIGPNTGLGNSSMILMIESQLSYLADYMRQLNILGGRVALDPRPAAVDAWNVRVQERMKRTVWNTGGCTSWYLDANGRNTTIWPGTTAEFRKATRGVDLGEYAVVRAGADRPLVRQRTGDHDRVTERERGTADEQGRAAGQGRTGDQGRAADRESV; this is encoded by the coding sequence ATGGCCGAACACGAGCACGTACGAGTGGCGGTGATCGGATCCGGATTCGGTGGCCTGGGGGCCGCCGTCCGGCTGCGCCGCGAGGGGATAACCGACTTCGTCGTCCTGGAGCGGGCCGGTTCGGTCGGCGGGACCTGGCGCGACAACAGCTATCCGGGGTGCGCCTGCGACGTGCCGTCCCACCTCTACTCGTTCTCCTTCGCCCCCAACCCCGACTGGCCGCGCACGTTCTCCGGCCAGCCGCACATCCGGGCCTATCTGGAGAACGTCGCCGACACCTTCGGGCTGCGGCCGCACATCCGCCTCGACCACGAGGTGCGGAAGATGCGCTGGGACTCCGGCGAGCTGCGCTGGGAGATCGAGACCGCGCAGGGGACGCTCACCGCCGACGTGGTCGTCTCGGCGACGGGGCCGCTCTCCGACCCGAAGCTGCCCGATGTCCCGGGACTCGACTCGTTCGAGGGCAAGGTCTTCCACTCCGCGCAGTGGGACCACGGCTACGACCTGCGCGGCAAGCGCGTCGCGATGATCGGGACCGGCGCGTCCGCGATCCAGATCGTGCCCGCGATCCAGCCCGAGGCCGGGCGGCTCACCCTCTTCCAGCGCACCCCGCCGTGGGTCATGCCCCGGATGGACCGCGCCATAAGCGGTGCCGAGCGGTGGCTGCACGGGAAGGTGCCCTTCACCGCCGCCGCCCGCAGGCGGCTGTTGTGGAGCATACGAGAGCTCCAGGTCAGCGCCTTCACCAAGCGCCCCAACGAGCTCGGTCTGATCGAGTCGATAGGCAGGGCCAACATCGGCCGGTCGATCAAGGACCCGGCGCTGCGGGCCAAGTTGACGCCCTCGTACCGGATCGGGTGCAAGCGCATCCTGCTCTCCAGCTCGTACTACCCGGCGCTCGCGCAGCCCAATGTGGACGTCGTGGCGTCCGGGCTCCAGGAGATCAGGGGAAATACGCTGGTGGCGTCCGACGGAACCGAGACCGAGGCGGATGTGATCATCTTCGGGACCGGTTTCCATGTGACGGACATGCCGATCGCGGACCGGGTGGTGGGCGCCGACGGTGCCACGCTCGCGGAGTCGTGGAAGGACGGGATGCAGTCGCTGCGCGGTGCGACTGCGGCCGGGTTCCCCAACTGGATGACGATCATCGGCCCGAACACCGGTCTCGGGAACTCCTCGATGATCCTGATGATCGAGTCCCAGCTGAGCTATCTCGCGGACTACATGCGGCAGTTGAACATCCTGGGCGGACGCGTCGCGCTCGATCCCCGGCCGGCTGCGGTGGACGCGTGGAACGTGCGCGTCCAGGAGCGGATGAAGCGGACCGTCTGGAACACCGGCGGCTGCACCAGCTGGTACCTCGACGCCAACGGGCGCAACACCACGATCTGGCCGGGGACGACCGCCGAGTTCCGCAAGGCCACGCGCGGGGTGGACCTCGGCGAGTACGCGGTCGTACGGGCCGGGGCCGACCGGCCGCTGGTACGCCAGCGGACCGGCGACCACGACCGCGTCACCGAGCGCGAGCGCGGGACTGCCGATGAGCAGGGCCGCGCCGCCGGCCAGGGGCGAACCGGTGACCAGGGCCGCGCCGCCGACCGGGAGTCGGTGTGA
- a CDS encoding alpha/beta fold hydrolase, whose product MSGVGARELIAVSADGARIHVEVYGPDGAPAVVLSHGWTCSTRFWDAQISELAGDHRVVVYDQRGHGRTPGADLRGYTTDLLADDLEAVLAATLAPGERAVLGGHSMGGMTMMAASGRPRFREHAAAVLLCSTGSSRLIAESTVVPLRAGRLRTRLTGAVLGARAPFGPVTPVSKRILKYVTMGPGSAPDRVAACARIVHACPRAARVAWSHVLAGLDLDAGVRELDVPTAVVAGTADRLTPVVHARALAAALPHCTGLTELVGVGHMTPVEAPEAVGALLRELAAAHVPVDLATGRRTDKEKAV is encoded by the coding sequence GTGAGCGGCGTCGGAGCGCGGGAACTGATCGCCGTCTCCGCGGACGGCGCGCGGATCCATGTCGAGGTGTACGGGCCCGACGGCGCCCCCGCCGTGGTGCTCTCGCACGGCTGGACCTGCTCGACCCGGTTCTGGGACGCCCAGATCAGCGAGCTCGCGGGGGATCACCGGGTAGTGGTGTACGACCAGCGCGGGCACGGGCGTACGCCCGGCGCGGACCTGCGCGGCTACACCACGGACCTCCTGGCCGACGACCTGGAGGCGGTGCTCGCCGCCACTCTCGCCCCGGGTGAACGGGCGGTGCTCGGCGGCCACTCCATGGGCGGGATGACCATGATGGCGGCCTCGGGGCGGCCCCGGTTCCGGGAGCACGCGGCGGCGGTGCTGCTGTGCAGTACGGGCAGCTCGCGGCTGATCGCCGAGTCGACAGTGGTGCCACTGCGGGCCGGACGGCTGCGGACCCGGCTGACGGGCGCGGTGCTCGGGGCGCGCGCCCCGTTCGGGCCGGTCACGCCCGTATCGAAGCGGATCCTCAAGTACGTGACGATGGGCCCCGGTTCGGCCCCGGACCGGGTGGCCGCCTGCGCGCGCATCGTGCACGCCTGCCCCCGGGCCGCGCGGGTGGCCTGGTCGCATGTGCTCGCCGGGCTCGATCTGGATGCGGGCGTACGGGAGTTGGACGTACCCACCGCAGTGGTCGCCGGGACGGCGGACCGGCTCACCCCGGTGGTGCACGCACGGGCGCTGGCCGCCGCGCTGCCGCACTGCACCGGACTCACCGAGCTGGTGGGCGTCGGGCACATGACACCGGTGGAAGCCCCCGAAGCGGTCGGCGCGTTGCTGCGCGAACTGGCCGCCGCACATGTACCGGTGGACCTGGCCACCGGCAGGCGAACGGACAAGGAGAAGGCCGTATGA
- a CDS encoding MerR family transcriptional regulator translates to MAEERTGREYRMEELAEAAGITVRTLRFYRERKLIPPPRREGRIAWYDEHHLARLRTISALLERGHTLSGIADLATAFESGRDVGQLLGLAATEPPAWTEEEPVRLTPEQLADYFEGEVTAENLASALDLGYLATDGDDIIHISRRLLDVSAALVRQGVPLASVLAAGHEVRKHTEALTELFSTLVHTHLKDEDFASAMERVRPLAKDVVEAELSMSVDRRIRAEKSDPEAE, encoded by the coding sequence GTGGCAGAGGAAAGAACGGGGCGCGAGTACCGCATGGAGGAGCTGGCCGAAGCGGCCGGGATCACCGTGCGCACCCTGCGCTTCTACCGCGAACGCAAGCTGATCCCGCCACCGCGCCGCGAGGGCCGCATCGCCTGGTACGACGAGCACCACCTGGCCCGGCTGCGCACGATCTCCGCCCTGCTGGAGCGCGGCCACACGCTCAGCGGCATCGCGGATCTCGCCACCGCCTTCGAGAGCGGCCGGGACGTCGGCCAGCTGCTGGGCCTGGCCGCCACCGAGCCGCCGGCCTGGACGGAGGAGGAGCCGGTCCGGCTCACTCCGGAGCAGCTCGCGGACTACTTCGAGGGCGAGGTCACGGCGGAGAACCTGGCATCCGCCCTGGACCTCGGTTATCTCGCCACGGACGGCGACGACATCATCCACATCAGCCGCCGCCTGCTGGACGTTTCGGCGGCCCTGGTACGCCAGGGCGTCCCGCTGGCCTCGGTCCTGGCGGCGGGCCACGAGGTCCGCAAGCACACCGAAGCCCTCACGGAGCTCTTCTCCACCCTGGTCCACACCCATCTGAAGGACGAGGACTTCGCGAGCGCGATGGAACGGGTCCGGCCACTGGCGAAGGACGTGGTGGAGGCGG
- a CDS encoding TetR/AcrR family transcriptional regulator, translating into MASRLTPERESELYAATLDLLREVGYEALTMDAVAARTRSSKATLYRQWGSKPKLVVRALRHNKPVRIDQVDTGSLRGDFQVMVAREDDCEMERNSALMRGLMHAVHENPDLFQALRELLIEPEVTGLNRMLYRAVQRGEISAGNPALHFVPHMMVGAFVARQLLEEQPVDQAFLSRYLDAVVLPALGAQPPITVTP; encoded by the coding sequence ATGGCAAGCAGACTGACGCCGGAGCGCGAGAGTGAGCTGTACGCGGCCACCCTCGATCTGCTGCGTGAGGTCGGCTACGAAGCCCTGACCATGGACGCCGTCGCCGCCCGTACGCGGTCCAGCAAGGCCACCCTCTACCGCCAGTGGGGGAGCAAGCCGAAACTGGTCGTCAGGGCGTTGCGGCACAACAAGCCTGTCCGTATCGACCAGGTCGACACCGGTTCCCTGCGCGGGGACTTCCAGGTCATGGTGGCCCGCGAGGACGACTGCGAGATGGAGCGGAACTCCGCCCTGATGCGGGGTCTGATGCATGCCGTGCATGAGAACCCGGATCTCTTCCAGGCCCTGCGCGAGCTGCTGATCGAACCCGAGGTGACCGGGCTCAACCGCATGTTGTACCGCGCGGTGCAGCGTGGCGAGATCAGCGCGGGCAACCCCGCGCTGCATTTTGTCCCGCACATGATGGTCGGCGCCTTCGTCGCCCGTCAGCTACTGGAGGAGCAGCCTGTCGACCAGGCATTCCTCTCCCGTTATCTGGACGCCGTGGTACTCCCCGCTCTCGGCGCCCAGCCACCGATCACGGTCACTCCGTGA